One window of the Rhodothermales bacterium genome contains the following:
- a CDS encoding thioredoxin domain-containing protein: MQKALSRTVYVAALLVLVLPRPASCQSVVLQDDDDRKARIAENLKYRFPQLRESVVTVAELGASSSPGFDEGVVVIDGRNQMRFLTTSDDARLYLLAADPIDASLSMQDIAVELQREKDVEAKEARERHRALLAESEGMPSRGPTDAPVTIIEYSDFECPFCARVYGTVESVLEKYPEQVRLVYRHFPLSRHPWAEPAAIAAVCAAQQSGEAFWRLYDGYFTNQATVSKDNYAEKGREWISPAGIDVDAWSECAIDTSSDAYQAARQRVLADAESGSRNGVTGTPAFFVNGQFLSGNQPLSAFDEAIAAALADSK, from the coding sequence ATGCAGAAAGCACTTTCCCGCACCGTCTACGTCGCCGCCCTTCTGGTCCTCGTCCTTCCGCGCCCGGCGTCATGCCAGTCCGTTGTCTTACAGGACGACGACGATCGGAAAGCGAGGATCGCCGAGAATCTGAAATATCGATTCCCTCAGTTGCGCGAAAGCGTTGTTACCGTGGCGGAGCTGGGAGCCAGTTCCTCGCCAGGCTTTGACGAAGGTGTCGTCGTCATTGACGGCCGGAATCAGATGCGCTTCTTGACGACGAGCGATGATGCGCGCCTATACCTTCTGGCGGCCGACCCGATTGATGCGAGCCTCTCTATGCAGGACATTGCTGTAGAGCTGCAGCGAGAAAAGGACGTCGAAGCGAAGGAGGCTCGAGAAAGGCATCGGGCGCTTCTGGCCGAATCGGAAGGGATGCCCAGCCGCGGGCCGACAGATGCACCGGTCACGATCATTGAGTATTCGGATTTCGAATGCCCGTTCTGCGCCCGTGTCTACGGCACCGTGGAGAGTGTGCTCGAGAAATACCCGGAGCAGGTGCGGCTTGTCTATCGTCACTTCCCGCTGTCACGACACCCATGGGCCGAGCCCGCGGCGATTGCCGCTGTCTGTGCGGCACAGCAGTCCGGCGAAGCGTTCTGGCGTTTGTACGACGGGTATTTCACTAACCAGGCGACCGTCTCTAAAGACAACTATGCAGAGAAGGGAAGGGAGTGGATATCGCCGGCCGGCATTGACGTTGATGCCTGGTCGGAGTGCGCAATCGACACATCGTCGGATGCATACCAGGCTGCCCGGCAGCGCGTGCTGGCGGATGCTGAGAGCGGTAGTCGCAACGGAGTCACCGGAACCCCCGCCTTCTTCGTCAACGGCCAGTTTCTGAGCGGAAACCAACCTCTGTCAGCATTCGACGAAGCGATCGCCGCCGCGCTCGCCGACTCGAAATAA